The Psychrobacter sp. 28M-43 genome segment TTATGTTTTCGTGCTGGTAGCAAACATTTTTCTATTATTAAAACGCTACACAACAAAAAACTCACCCCGAAGGATGAGTTTTTTTAAAATCAAATTCTAGTTGTTACTAGAATAAGTATTCTAGACCAGTACCAACTACGACTACGTCTGCATCACCTCTGGTATCCATGTATGGAACGTTATCAGCATTGTTTACGCCAGCATAGGCATGAGCAATGATGTTGTCTTTATACATGTATTTACCACCAACAACGATTTGGTCTGAATCAGCATTATCAAGACCATCTAAGTTGTCAGTTTTGTTGTACTGTGCATATACAGCTGCTGGATAAGCAAAGTTATTTAGACCCATCTGAGCGCTAACAACTAGACCTTTTTCATCTTTAGTACCGTAATCGTAATCACCTACTTGGTATAGCGCGCCTAGAGTGACAGGAGCGGCCATGTATTTACCTAGATCAACAGTCGCTGTACCACGGATGATATCACCATCGATGTTTTGGTCTTTATCGTAAGCAATACCAGCAGTGAAGCCAGTACCTTGGTCAAACAACATTGCTACACCGAAGCCTGCGTTGTCATTACCGTTTGCATCATCAGAGCTATACATTGCAGACAGTTGTAATGGTAGGCCATTGTATTTTGGTGCAGTCCAGATGACTGAACTGTTGATACGGTTACTATCCGCCATGTTTAAAGCACTAACAACTTCACTTTCATTTTGAGTTTGGCCTAGGTTATCCCAGTAACCTTGGTTAACAACAACGTTGTCAATACGAGCTAGGCTTGATTGGTTTTTACCAACACGGAACTCACCAAACTGCTTGTTTACAACACCAAGATACGTATCACGGTTACTGAAAGTAGCGTTATCACCATCGATGCTTGTACCGTACTCTAAACGATAGATAACATCAGTATTAGCAGTCATGGCTTCAGAACCTTTAAGGCCGATACGTGAAGCATGAGAGTTAATCTGTACTGTATCTTCGTCATACATGTTGCCAGCAGGGCCATCAAATTCAGCGTTCTCATAGTCAGCCGCTAAGAAAGCTTTACCGTATAGAGTTGGTGCTGCATTGGCTGCAGATACAGATAGGGCTGCGATTGCTGTAGCTAAAAGTAGTTTTTTCATGGGGTATCTCCACTTTACAATTGTAGTAATGAGCAAGCTATTATTAGCTGGCGCCCATAATGGTATCGTCACAAATCCTCAAAGATATAATGTGTAACTGGCTACCGAGATTAGTCAGAAACAAGTGTGGCGAAGTTCTATTACAGTAAGATGAAAAAAACCATGATTTACATAACTGGGATTAAAAAAGTAACTGCCATGTAATCTTTAGTTTTTATCCTTCCATTGCGTAACATCCGTTACCAAACTCATACTTCGAGTACAAGCATAACAACTTTGACATAATTTGCAACATATTTTTTTGCCTTTTCGATACATCTATTATCAAATAACAGACCCTTCATTTTATTTGAACGATTGTTAAAAAACTTCCGCTTACTCAATTAGATACGAATAATATTGGTTAATATGATTACTAATATTCTTAAATTTTTATAATAAACATCGAATAATAGTCCAAAATAAAGCGCTATTTACTAAAAAATAAATAGCGCTAACTAAGAAGTTAATAATCTATTTGAGCAAATTTATCAGTTACAAACGAGCAAAACTAACTAGCATACTTGCTCATCAAGTATGCTCAAATGCCTGTCATATTTAGTCTATTGTTCTAGGCGTTTGCTTTAAGATCCAAACGTGCTTGATGCAATAATGGCTCAGTATAACCACTAGGCTGCTCACGTCCTTTGAAGACTAAATCACAGGCTGCTTTGAACGCGTAAGAGCTATCAAAGCTATCTGCCATCGATTGATAGTCATTATCGCCTGCATTCTGCTCATCGACGACCTTGGCCATGCGTTTCATCGTATCCATCACTTGCTGCTCACTAACCACGCCATGATGCAACCAGTTAGCAATATGTTGGCTTGAGATACGCAAAGTAGCACGATCTTCCATAAGACCGACATCGTTGATATCAGGCACCTTGGAGCAACCAACGCCTTGATTTACCCAGCGTACAACATAACCCAAGATACCTTGAGCATTGTTTTCAAGCTCTTGCTGCTTTTCTTCGTCAGTCCAATCGGTATTTTTTGCTAATGGAATGGTCAGGATGTCATCCAAGCTAGCACGTTCGCGTGATTTTAGCGTGTCCTGTACATCAGCTACGCTCACTTGATGATAGTGTATGCTATGCAAGGTAGCGCCCGTTGGTGATGGTACCCACGCAGTGCTAGCACCAGACTTAGGATGAGCAGCTTTAGTATCCATCATCTCTTTCATTTCATCAGGTTTGGCCCACATACCCTTACCTATTTGCGCACGACCTTGTAGGCCTGTCTCTAGACCGATATCGACGTTCCACTGCTCGTAAGCAGGCTGCCATGCTTGCGACTTCATTTCGCCTTTTGGTACAAATGGACCTGCATTCATACTGGTATGCATCTCATCACCAGTACGGTCTAAGAAACCTGTGTTAATAAAGATAACGCGCTCTTTGGCTTGGCGGATTGCTTCTTTTAAATTGACCGTCATACGGCGCTCTTCGTCCATGATGCCGATTTTGAGCGTATTGCGTTCTAGACCTAACAGGTCTTCAGATGCATTAAATAAGTCATTGGCCATTTTAACTTCTTCAGGGCCGTGCATTTTTGGTTTCACGATATACATTGAGCCTTGACGTGAGTTTGATAGCTCGTTTTTGCCTTTGATATCATTAAGTGATAATAGTGGCGTGATTAAGCCATCCATTAAGCCTTCAAATATCTGCTCTTGACCATCACCTAGATCGACTAAGATGGCAGGGTTCTGCATTAAGTGACCGACGTTACGAATTAATAATAGTGAACGACCTGGCAAGATCAGCTTGCCACCATCTGGCGTGTTATATTCACGATCTGGGTTTTGCTTACGTGTACGCGTTTTGCCGCCTTTTTCAAAGGTTTCTTGTAGGTCGCTATTCATTAAGCCAAGCCAGTTACGATAGACTTCGACTTTTTCTTCTGCATCTACAGCAGCAACTGAGTCTTCACAATCCTGAATGGCTGTCATGGCTGACTCAAGCAGTACGTCCTTGATATTTGCTGGATCGTCTTTACCCACTGGATGATTACTGTCGATTTGAATCTCAGCATGCAAGCCGTTGTTCTTCAACAGTACACCTGTAGGAGCTTCAGCGTCACCGACAAAGCCGACAAACTTAGCCGTATCTTTTAACTCGGTACTGCTATCACCTTGTACGACCTCGAGCTTGCCATCGACTACTTTAAAGCCAGTCACATCATTGTAAGAGCCGGATGCTAGTGTGAAGTGCTCATCTAAAAATGCTTTGGCGTAAGCAACAACAGCAGCACCGCGAGTAGGATTATAGCTACCACCCGCTTCTTGGCCATTATCACTGCTAATAACATCGGTACCATACAACGCATCGTATAAGCTACCCCAACGTGCGTTGGTCGCGTTAAGCGCATAACGAGCATTACGAACTGGTACGACCAGCTGTGGCCCTGCGATGTGCGCGATTTCGTCATCAACGTTTTTGGTATCAACCGTAAATGCTTCGCCTTCAGGTAGCAAATAACCAATCTCTTGCAGGAATGTCTTGTAAGTTGGATAATCGATTTCGCCATCTTTTGCAGGATTATCTAAGTGCCACTGGTCAATCTGTGCTTGAATCTTGTCACGAGTCGCAAGCAACGCTTTATTGCGCGGGGTAAACTCTTTAATAACCTTTTCGAAACCTGACCAATAATCGTCTGAATCCACACCGACTTTCGGTAATACTTCGTTTTCAATAAAGTCATATAACTGCTGATCGATGGCAAGACTGCCTTTTTGAATACGATTGGTGTTAGAAGACTGGCTCATATTGTTATCCTTATCTGTTCGTGAGGGGTACTAATACTGAGTTATGACAGTAACTGTTTAAGATTTTTTAATCTTGTGAGGTTTAAACGTTCATATCTCATTCGTTATGGAATCTTTGATTCTCTAATTTTTCTGAGAAGATATATCTACAATTTTTATGTTCTAATAAAAGGTGACCTATTAATATTAGACTTACTCTTTACTAAGAGCGAATCATAAAAGTAAGACGAAATGCTTAAACAGCAAAATCTCATCCTACTATCAAACAATAAAATTAACAAGGAAACACCATTCACTAAGTAAATACTTAGGCTGTTTAATAATGATAATGTATAAGCGGTCTACTCTAAGAGCTATAATCATCATCTGGGAAATAGGTGCAGCAACGTTAATATAAACAGTAAGTAATCATTAATACCTTTAATTATGCTTAACCGTTATCTATTAATAAACACCTATTGATGACTGTCTGTTATTTAGCATCGTATCTAGGTCAGACTAACGATATAATTACTGGTATTACCATTCATAAATAAAGTTTTCTTAGACTATGACTATCATTCAACAAGACCTCGCAACATTACAATCAACAGCAAATACGATAGATAACGATAGTATCGAGAAAAAATCTGTCGAAGAAAATATCTCTCAAACTGTAAATAATAGTGCCGAAACATATCTAATCGAAAAAGAGCTGCCTGAAGAAGACAGTGTCGATATTACGCATCTACGTACTCCTATAAAGGTAGACTTATCTCCTGTTTATAACTTTTTAGGTGCTCGAACCACGCAAGCTTGGGTAAATGCTGCGATTGAAAACCTACCTATGATCATTCAAGACCATGCCAACTGCGAAAAAAAGGCCGCTGGTACTGCGATGAATTTGATATTTCGTTATGAGTTCTCGTATGACTTGCAACGTAAACTCGCACAGCTGATACGAGAAGAAATGCTGCACTACGAGCAAGTATTAGGTATCATGAATGAGCGCGGTCAAGAGTGGAAATATCTAAGTGCTGGACGCTATGCTAAGGGCATGTTGAAGCATAAGCGCACTTACGAGCCAGCAGCGATGGTCGATGTATTAATAATTGGGGCATTTATTGAAGCGCGCTCTTGTGAGCGTTTTGCAGCGTTAGCCGAAGTCATTAATGATGAACGCTTAGCGAAGTATTATCGTTATCTACTCAAGTCAGAGAGTCGTCATTTCGAGGATTATCTTGCGCTCGCTCAATCATTATCAGATGAGAATATCGATGAGCGAGTCGCTTTCTTTAAGGAAGTGGAGGCTGAATTAATAAGTAGCCCAGATGCTGAGCTACGCTTTCACAGTGGTACACCTGCTTAAAGCCCACGCCTTACCTAAACATATCTACCTATATAATGTAGAAAGTAAAAATGCAGGAAGCAAAAAAGGCACCGTGTTTGATACGAGTTATATACTCTTACCAAACACAGTGCCTTTTTATCTATGTACAGATGCCTATTTATGTACAAATACTAATAGCTACCGATATAGTTAATTCTTACTTTTTATCTTCCATCAGTGGACTATCATACTGTTTGTTACTCTTAGCGACATTATGCGGATCATGATCTTCCGTAGCCTTTTCTGCTGCGGCCGGATTTGCTTTCTGTAATGCATCATCAGGGACAATACCATTATTGTCATCTGCATCTTTTAAGTTATGATCGCTATCGACGCTTTCATTATGTGAGTTATTCATTGCTACTCCCTACTATGATAATTACTCGTCTAACCCAAGAGACAATATATATCTTTCGAGATTTAAACCTGTTTAATCTTTCT includes the following:
- a CDS encoding tRNA-(ms[2]io[6]A)-hydroxylase, which produces MTIIQQDLATLQSTANTIDNDSIEKKSVEENISQTVNNSAETYLIEKELPEEDSVDITHLRTPIKVDLSPVYNFLGARTTQAWVNAAIENLPMIIQDHANCEKKAAGTAMNLIFRYEFSYDLQRKLAQLIREEMLHYEQVLGIMNERGQEWKYLSAGRYAKGMLKHKRTYEPAAMVDVLIIGAFIEARSCERFAALAEVINDERLAKYYRYLLKSESRHFEDYLALAQSLSDENIDERVAFFKEVEAELISSPDAELRFHSGTPA
- a CDS encoding malate synthase G yields the protein MSQSSNTNRIQKGSLAIDQQLYDFIENEVLPKVGVDSDDYWSGFEKVIKEFTPRNKALLATRDKIQAQIDQWHLDNPAKDGEIDYPTYKTFLQEIGYLLPEGEAFTVDTKNVDDEIAHIAGPQLVVPVRNARYALNATNARWGSLYDALYGTDVISSDNGQEAGGSYNPTRGAAVVAYAKAFLDEHFTLASGSYNDVTGFKVVDGKLEVVQGDSSTELKDTAKFVGFVGDAEAPTGVLLKNNGLHAEIQIDSNHPVGKDDPANIKDVLLESAMTAIQDCEDSVAAVDAEEKVEVYRNWLGLMNSDLQETFEKGGKTRTRKQNPDREYNTPDGGKLILPGRSLLLIRNVGHLMQNPAILVDLGDGQEQIFEGLMDGLITPLLSLNDIKGKNELSNSRQGSMYIVKPKMHGPEEVKMANDLFNASEDLLGLERNTLKIGIMDEERRMTVNLKEAIRQAKERVIFINTGFLDRTGDEMHTSMNAGPFVPKGEMKSQAWQPAYEQWNVDIGLETGLQGRAQIGKGMWAKPDEMKEMMDTKAAHPKSGASTAWVPSPTGATLHSIHYHQVSVADVQDTLKSRERASLDDILTIPLAKNTDWTDEEKQQELENNAQGILGYVVRWVNQGVGCSKVPDINDVGLMEDRATLRISSQHIANWLHHGVVSEQQVMDTMKRMAKVVDEQNAGDNDYQSMADSFDSSYAFKAACDLVFKGREQPSGYTEPLLHQARLDLKANA
- a CDS encoding porin produces the protein MKKLLLATAIAALSVSAANAAPTLYGKAFLAADYENAEFDGPAGNMYDEDTVQINSHASRIGLKGSEAMTANTDVIYRLEYGTSIDGDNATFSNRDTYLGVVNKQFGEFRVGKNQSSLARIDNVVVNQGYWDNLGQTQNESEVVSALNMADSNRINSSVIWTAPKYNGLPLQLSAMYSSDDANGNDNAGFGVAMLFDQGTGFTAGIAYDKDQNIDGDIIRGTATVDLGKYMAAPVTLGALYQVGDYDYGTKDEKGLVVSAQMGLNNFAYPAAVYAQYNKTDNLDGLDNADSDQIVVGGKYMYKDNIIAHAYAGVNNADNVPYMDTRGDADVVVVGTGLEYLF